Proteins encoded within one genomic window of Pseudalkalibacillus sp. SCS-8:
- a CDS encoding ABC transporter ATP-binding protein, whose translation MDAPVLDVKGLKTYFFTDDGEVPAVNDVDFHVKRGEVLGIVGESGCGKSVTSLSVMGLVPNPPGKIVGGEILYKGEDLTKATDKRMRQIRGNDIAMIFQEPMTSLNPVYKIGNQLIEAIRLHNKWDKKKAWKRAVEIMKLVGLPRAEELMESYPHQLSGGMRQRVMIAMAMVCEPEVLIADEPTTALDVTIQAQILDLMKRLNKETDTSIIMITHDLGVVAEMCERIVVMYAGKVIEEASVATIFKEPKHPYTVGLIQSVPDMRTKKEKLYSIPGTVPKPGSIQNGCQFAPRCEHAFDRCFSETPELETQEDGSRVRCWLHHS comes from the coding sequence ATGGATGCTCCAGTACTGGACGTTAAGGGATTAAAGACCTATTTTTTCACTGACGATGGTGAGGTACCCGCTGTAAATGATGTCGATTTTCATGTAAAACGCGGTGAAGTCCTCGGAATCGTAGGTGAATCAGGCTGCGGAAAGAGTGTAACTTCACTATCCGTTATGGGACTCGTCCCCAACCCTCCTGGGAAGATCGTCGGAGGAGAGATCCTTTACAAAGGTGAAGATTTAACAAAAGCGACGGATAAAAGGATGAGGCAAATCAGAGGGAACGATATCGCGATGATTTTCCAAGAACCGATGACATCCTTGAATCCGGTTTATAAAATCGGAAACCAGTTGATTGAAGCCATTCGATTACATAATAAATGGGATAAAAAGAAGGCCTGGAAGCGAGCTGTAGAAATCATGAAGCTTGTCGGTCTTCCACGTGCGGAAGAGCTTATGGAGAGTTATCCCCATCAGCTGTCAGGCGGTATGAGACAGCGTGTAATGATTGCAATGGCTATGGTATGTGAGCCGGAAGTCCTCATTGCCGACGAGCCAACGACGGCACTTGATGTCACAATCCAAGCTCAAATTCTCGATTTGATGAAACGTCTGAACAAAGAAACGGATACATCGATCATCATGATTACGCACGACCTCGGTGTCGTTGCGGAAATGTGTGAACGGATCGTCGTCATGTACGCCGGTAAGGTGATTGAAGAAGCAAGCGTTGCAACAATCTTCAAGGAGCCAAAACACCCTTACACGGTAGGATTGATCCAATCTGTTCCTGACATGAGAACAAAGAAAGAAAAATTATATTCCATCCCAGGTACTGTACCCAAGCCTGGGTCCATTCAAAACGGGTGTCAATTCGCGCCCCGCTGTGAACACGCCTTTG